A section of the Phacochoerus africanus isolate WHEZ1 chromosome 4, ROS_Pafr_v1, whole genome shotgun sequence genome encodes:
- the LOC125124409 gene encoding olfactory receptor 5AN1-like encodes MTGGGNITNITDFILLGFSDFPQIVAGLFVVFLLIYILTLTWNLCLIVLIRMDSHLHMPMYFFLSNLSFIDICYVSSTAPKMLYDFFQAKPTITIVGCAIQYFVFSTMGMSESYLMTVMAYDRYAAICNPLLYSSVMTPSLCGWMMLGSYMAGLSASLSQVCAMLQLHFCGPNVIHHFFCDLPQLLVLSCSDTFFVQLLTAILTVIFGIINALVIMMSYVYIVISIMKITSAKGRSKAFNTCASHLTAVTLFYTSGMFVYLSSSSGGSSSFDRFASVFYTVVIPMLNPLIYSLRNKDIKDALKRLQRKRGYYDPNDDRHPRIVANLSPKYSDAASPRHDCDQCSFCVSDQNEGEHREGVCHWTGTRHTVGLTVPPMEISLR; translated from the exons ATGACTGGGGgaggaaatattacaaatatcACAGACTTTATCCTTTTGGGATTCTCAGATTTTCCCCAAATCGTAGCAGGGCTCTTTGTGGTGTTCCTGCTGATATATATTTTGACTCTGACTTGGAATCTGTGTCTCATTGTCCTGATAAGGATGGATTCCCATCTCCACAtgcccatgtacttcttcctcagtaaTCTGTCCTTTATAGACATCTGCTATGTGAGCTCTACAGCCCCCAAGATGCTCTATGACTTCTTCCAGGCAAAGCCAACTATCACCATTGTGGGTTGTGCCATTCAATACTTTGTGTTTTCAACCATGGGAATGAGTGAGTCTTATCTCATGACAGTCATGGCTTATGACCGCTATGCTGCCATTTGTAACCCTCTCCTCTACTCATCAGTCATGACACCCTCTCTCTGCGGTTGGATGATGCTGGGGTCCTATATGGCTGgactctctgcttctctgtcccAAGTGTGTGCCATGCTTCAGCTCCACTTCTGTGGGCCTAATGTCATccaccacttcttctgtgacctgCCGCAGCTGTTAGTGCTTTCCTGCTCTGACACATTCTTTGTACAACTCTTGACTGCTATATTAACAGTGATCTTTGGGATAATAAATGCCCTGGTGATCATGATGTCCTATGTCTACATTGTCATCTCCATCATGAAGATCACTTCCGCTAAAGGCCGGTCCAAGGCTTTCAACACCTGTGCTTCTCACTTGACAGCAGTTACCCTCTTCTACACCTCAGGTATGTTTGTCTATTTGAGTTCCAGCTCTGGCGGTTCCTCCAGCTTTGACAGATTTGCCTCCGTCTTCTACACTGTGGTGATTCCCATGCTGAACCCTTTGATATACAGTCTGAGGaacaaagacatcaaagatgCCTTGAAGAGGTTGCAGAGGAAGAGAGGAT ATTATGACCCCAACGATGACAGACATCCTAGGATTGTAGCAAACTTGTCTCCCAAATACTCTGATGCAGCCTCACCTAGACATGATTGTGACCAGTGTTCGTTCTGTGTTTCTGACCAGAATGAGGGTGAACACAGAGAGGGAGTATGCCATTGGACAGGAACAAGACATACAGTTGGCCTGACTGTGCCTCCCATGGAGATTAGTCTGAGGTAG